A part of Desulfomicrobium baculatum DSM 4028 genomic DNA contains:
- a CDS encoding sigma-54 interaction domain-containing protein has translation MTTRSMDFLSKYFECILDALPDGVFVSDVSGITLRVNRMYEQLTGLTQEQVQGKQVRALVENGVFDKVLNPEIVRTGKPATHVQQLQNGKKLVLSGFPVFDESGALRLVVTFVRDITMITRLNEQMEEQRHLIDQFHEQMAYITQKSSKALTPVYESQAIQGVVNMLQTVAPTDASVLLLGETGVGKDVFARLTHGHSARKDKIFLKVDCGGISETLTESEMFGYMPGAFTGASSKGKAGYFELADGGTVFLDEIGELPLSMQTRLLRVLQDGEIMRVGGSRTTKVDVRIIAATNKNLSECVETGTFRRDLYYRLNVATVTIPALRERPDDVRPLVEHFLRYYAGKYGKSMAIMEVALSILSRYQWPGNVRELQNLVHGLVITHKGSLISLRDLPVHITEDKTRGRCYADEILTGGRALKNIMADIERDFLQQALEVHGSVQKVADLFQIDRSTIFRKIQKK, from the coding sequence ATGACAACCCGTTCCATGGATTTTCTTTCCAAGTATTTTGAATGCATCCTTGATGCTTTGCCCGATGGCGTGTTTGTGTCCGATGTTTCCGGCATCACGCTGCGCGTCAACCGTATGTATGAACAGTTGACCGGGCTCACCCAGGAGCAGGTCCAGGGCAAGCAGGTTCGCGCCCTGGTCGAGAACGGCGTCTTCGACAAGGTGCTCAATCCGGAAATCGTGCGCACCGGCAAGCCCGCCACGCACGTGCAGCAGCTGCAGAACGGGAAGAAGCTGGTCCTGTCCGGGTTTCCGGTCTTTGACGAGTCCGGGGCGCTGCGCCTGGTGGTCACTTTCGTACGCGACATCACCATGATCACGCGCCTCAATGAGCAGATGGAGGAGCAGCGGCATCTGATCGACCAGTTTCATGAGCAGATGGCCTACATCACCCAGAAAAGCAGCAAGGCGCTTACTCCGGTCTATGAAAGCCAAGCCATTCAAGGTGTCGTGAACATGCTGCAAACCGTCGCGCCGACCGATGCGTCTGTGCTGTTGCTGGGAGAAACGGGTGTGGGCAAGGATGTCTTCGCGCGTCTCACCCATGGGCACAGCGCCCGCAAGGACAAGATTTTTCTTAAGGTGGACTGCGGCGGTATTTCCGAAACCCTGACCGAGTCCGAGATGTTCGGCTATATGCCCGGAGCCTTCACCGGCGCGTCCAGCAAAGGCAAGGCCGGGTATTTCGAGCTGGCCGACGGCGGCACGGTTTTTCTGGACGAGATCGGGGAACTGCCCCTGTCCATGCAGACCCGCCTTTTGCGCGTGCTGCAGGACGGGGAGATCATGCGCGTCGGCGGGAGTCGCACCACGAAGGTCGATGTCCGGATTATCGCGGCCACCAACAAGAATCTTTCCGAATGCGTAGAAACGGGGACTTTTCGTCGGGATCTGTACTACAGGCTGAACGTGGCCACGGTCACCATCCCCGCTTTGCGCGAGCGTCCCGACGACGTGCGCCCCCTTGTGGAGCATTTTCTGCGGTATTATGCGGGAAAATACGGTAAAAGCATGGCCATCATGGAGGTCGCCCTCAGCATCCTGTCACGCTATCAATGGCCTGGAAATGTGCGGGAACTCCAGAATCTGGTGCATGGACTGGTCATCACCCACAAAGGTTCGCTCATCTCTTTGCGAGACCTGCCGGTCCACATCACCGAAGACAAGACCCGTGGCCGGTGTTATGCCGACGAAATCCTGACCGGTGGTCGCGCGCTCAAAAACATCATGGCCGACATCGAACGTGATTTTTTGCAGCAGGCCCTGGAAGTGCATGGTTCCGTGCAGAAAGTCGCCGATCTTTTCCAGATTGATCGCAGCACGATTTTTCGGAAAATCCAGAAGAAATAA
- a CDS encoding hybrid sensor histidine kinase/response regulator codes for MDLKFRANLTGFILVASITLGISGLATLTIDHLTETLNFRLLDKELDEYREKIFESRKVLDGVGLLGIRDYEDKAKADLLASFKARAPKMFGQLGIVSSRGEAVMYVGLPGEQNFELSCLPELLRIGAGRIDCVTGQETRIGPYLFIPEWDWLLMVTVSAEEMRFTRNEFLARVAFIFAIASVFGWWFYVRAARAVLDPVLDLSRAATEISRGDWQGLPEPLARKDEIGELSRNFVAMARRLRDSQADLTRQAASLRESNIHLEAQITERVRVEHDLRKATTSFMGIFDSSPSVLIAVDCGCVVAHWNRTARTWVGLEPEQVIGLPLEQALPQLAWLVDTVRRSMDEATTLSLTRQSYEQAEERRTVDILVSPLISDEVYGAVIRLDDVTAQIRMEEGLIAAKKSAESANEAKSEFLANMSHELRTPFSGIMGMMRLLQGTGLDDEQRRYVCLAIKASDRFTRLLTDLLDISRIEAGKLDIHEQEFSTSDLHDSVMEIFALASQEKGISLEFFIDPSVPARLVGDEMRVRQILFNLVGNAIKFTEKGCVCVEIILLSPVKGADLRVLFTVSDTGIGIPVDMLSGIFGSFVQVDGASSRAFQGAGLGLAIVKRLVKLMGGQIFADSIEGEGTNMHVELPFKMAGSRAGESKSRLDTGSTVPRLHILLVEDEPIITLYTRKLLEKAGHQVTTAENGLEIFGLPDRDTIDCIFMDIQMPVMDGIEATHAIRSSSRPGYAKDIPIIALTAHAMIGDREKFLGLGMDGYLTKPVDANDLQRELERIAAHRSTA; via the coding sequence ATGGACTTGAAATTCCGGGCCAATCTGACCGGATTCATTCTGGTGGCCAGCATCACTCTGGGTATTTCAGGCCTGGCGACGTTGACCATCGATCATCTGACCGAAACCCTCAATTTTCGCCTGCTGGACAAGGAACTCGACGAGTACCGCGAGAAGATTTTCGAATCCCGGAAGGTGCTCGACGGCGTCGGCTTGCTCGGAATCCGGGACTACGAGGACAAGGCCAAAGCCGACCTGCTCGCCTCCTTCAAGGCGCGGGCGCCAAAGATGTTCGGCCAACTCGGCATTGTCTCGTCCCGGGGCGAGGCCGTCATGTACGTAGGCCTTCCCGGCGAGCAGAATTTTGAGCTGTCGTGCCTGCCGGAGCTGCTGCGGATCGGAGCGGGCCGGATTGATTGCGTCACCGGCCAGGAAACGCGGATTGGTCCGTACCTGTTCATCCCGGAGTGGGATTGGCTACTGATGGTGACCGTCAGCGCTGAGGAGATGCGTTTTACCCGCAACGAATTTCTGGCCAGAGTTGCGTTTATTTTTGCCATCGCCTCCGTTTTTGGCTGGTGGTTTTACGTTCGCGCCGCCCGGGCGGTGCTCGACCCTGTGCTGGACCTGTCCAGAGCCGCGACGGAGATCAGTCGGGGAGATTGGCAAGGCCTGCCTGAGCCGCTGGCGCGCAAGGACGAGATCGGCGAATTGAGCCGCAATTTCGTGGCCATGGCCCGGCGTCTGCGCGACAGTCAGGCCGATCTGACGCGCCAGGCCGCGTCATTGCGGGAATCCAACATCCATCTGGAAGCACAGATCACGGAGCGCGTCCGTGTCGAGCATGATTTGCGCAAGGCCACGACTTCTTTCATGGGAATTTTTGATTCCTCTCCTTCCGTGCTGATTGCGGTGGATTGCGGATGCGTGGTGGCGCACTGGAATCGCACGGCCCGAACTTGGGTCGGACTTGAGCCGGAACAGGTTATCGGACTGCCTCTGGAACAGGCCCTTCCGCAGCTTGCTTGGCTGGTCGATACGGTGCGGCGATCCATGGATGAGGCGACGACGCTCAGCCTGACCAGGCAGTCCTATGAGCAGGCCGAAGAGAGACGGACCGTGGATATTCTGGTCAGCCCTTTGATCAGCGACGAGGTTTATGGCGCGGTCATTCGTCTGGATGACGTGACCGCCCAGATACGCATGGAAGAAGGGTTGATCGCGGCCAAGAAGAGCGCGGAAAGCGCCAATGAGGCCAAAAGCGAATTTCTGGCCAACATGAGCCACGAGCTGCGTACCCCGTTCAGCGGCATCATGGGCATGATGCGGCTTTTGCAAGGCACGGGGCTTGATGACGAGCAGCGCCGCTACGTCTGCCTGGCCATCAAGGCGTCGGACAGGTTCACCCGCCTGCTTACGGATCTGCTCGATATTTCGCGCATCGAGGCAGGCAAGCTCGATATCCATGAGCAGGAGTTTTCAACATCGGATCTGCACGACTCGGTCATGGAGATTTTTGCCCTGGCCAGTCAGGAGAAAGGGATTTCCTTGGAGTTCTTCATCGATCCGTCCGTACCCGCCCGGCTGGTGGGGGACGAGATGCGTGTGCGCCAGATCCTTTTCAACCTTGTCGGCAACGCGATCAAGTTCACGGAAAAGGGATGCGTTTGCGTCGAGATAATCCTCCTCTCCCCGGTCAAGGGCGCCGATCTTAGAGTCCTCTTTACTGTTTCGGACACCGGGATAGGCATACCTGTGGACATGTTGAGCGGGATATTCGGATCCTTCGTGCAGGTCGACGGCGCATCCTCACGTGCCTTTCAGGGAGCGGGACTCGGCTTGGCCATCGTCAAGCGCCTGGTGAAGCTCATGGGCGGGCAGATTTTCGCGGACAGCATCGAAGGCGAGGGGACGAACATGCACGTGGAACTGCCTTTCAAGATGGCGGGTTCACGCGCAGGCGAATCCAAATCCCGTCTGGACACCGGTTCAACAGTTCCCAGGCTGCATATCCTGCTTGTGGAAGATGAGCCGATAATCACTTTGTACACGCGGAAGCTGCTGGAGAAGGCTGGTCACCAGGTGACAACGGCGGAAAACGGTCTTGAGATATTCGGTCTGCCGGATCGCGACACCATCGACTGCATTTTCATGGACATTCAGATGCCTGTCATGGACGGAATAGAGGCGACACATGCAATTCGCTCGTCATCCAGGCCGGGGTACGCCAAAGATATACCGATCATTGCATTGACCGCCCATGCAATGATCGGTGACAGGGAAAAATTCCTGGGCTTGGGAATGGATGGGTATTTGACCAAGCCGGTGGACGCCAACGATCTGCAACGGGAACTGGAGAGGATCGCGGCGCATCGATCCACTGCTTGA
- the modA gene encoding molybdate ABC transporter substrate-binding protein, whose amino-acid sequence MNLKSLHTILSLCIVLMSTPAMAKDLLVSAAASLANAFTEMKEPFEKTHPGTTLVLNFASSGALLKQMEQGAPVDVFASADQATMDKAGKLMDTATRVNFAGNALVLIVPADSKLPLSTPDELKGEAFKLVAIGNPDSVPVGRYTKGTLEAVGLYEALTPKFVMAENVRQALDYVARGEVQAGFVYATDAALRADKVNVAAEVTGHKPITYPIALLAGSQNKDMGQAFVNFVKGEEGQAILGRFGFKKP is encoded by the coding sequence ATGAATTTGAAATCGTTGCATACAATTTTGTCGCTTTGCATTGTGCTCATGTCCACGCCGGCCATGGCCAAGGACCTCCTTGTCTCGGCGGCGGCCAGCCTGGCCAACGCCTTCACGGAAATGAAGGAACCCTTCGAGAAGACCCATCCCGGCACCACTCTGGTTCTGAATTTCGCTTCGTCCGGGGCGCTGCTCAAGCAGATGGAACAGGGTGCGCCCGTGGACGTCTTCGCCTCGGCCGATCAGGCGACCATGGACAAGGCCGGGAAACTCATGGATACGGCCACCCGCGTCAATTTTGCCGGCAATGCCCTGGTGCTGATCGTTCCTGCGGACAGCAAACTCCCCTTGAGCACGCCCGATGAGCTTAAAGGCGAAGCGTTCAAACTCGTCGCCATCGGCAACCCCGACTCCGTGCCCGTTGGCCGCTACACCAAGGGCACCCTTGAAGCCGTGGGACTGTACGAGGCCCTGACCCCAAAATTCGTCATGGCCGAAAACGTGCGCCAGGCCCTGGACTACGTGGCCCGAGGCGAAGTGCAGGCCGGATTCGTCTACGCCACGGACGCGGCCCTGCGCGCCGACAAAGTCAACGTCGCAGCCGAAGTGACCGGCCACAAACCCATCACCTACCCCATCGCCCTGCTCGCCGGATCGCAGAACAAGGACATGGGCCAGGCTTTCGTTAATTTCGTGAAGGGTGAGGAAGGACAGGCCATCCTGGGGAGATTCGGGTTCAAAAAGCCGTAA
- the hpsH gene encoding (2S)-3-sulfopropanediol dehydratase activating enzyme encodes MSAFEDKKKKGLVFNIQKYSVHDGPGIRTIVFLKGCPLSCRWCSNPESQRREPELAVNPGRCLTFAKCTRCLQACLRGAIIREVDDSLRIDRSLCSGCPMNCAEACPSQGLIVYGQERTVDDVLSVVEQDAAFYIRSSGGLTLSGGEPLLQGEFALALLRDARRRRIKTAVETCGMVPWKTLEAAAPYLNYVLYDIKHMDSGIHEEQTGCSNETILENFQKLAALDPDKSILARTPVIPGFNDSEEAIKAIAQFIKPFPNVRYEMLPYHRLGTQKYHFLDRVPPMDEVTLDKSIMAKLVDVARNVLGDRLEVVK; translated from the coding sequence ATGAGCGCGTTTGAAGACAAAAAGAAGAAAGGTCTGGTGTTCAATATCCAGAAATACTCGGTCCACGATGGGCCTGGAATTCGGACCATCGTGTTTTTGAAGGGCTGTCCCTTGTCCTGCCGGTGGTGCAGCAATCCAGAATCGCAGCGCCGCGAACCGGAACTGGCGGTCAATCCCGGACGCTGTCTGACCTTCGCCAAATGCACGCGCTGCCTGCAGGCCTGCCTGCGCGGGGCGATCATCCGCGAGGTCGACGACTCCCTGCGCATCGACAGGTCGCTGTGCTCCGGATGTCCGATGAATTGCGCCGAGGCGTGTCCGTCCCAGGGCCTGATCGTTTACGGACAGGAACGCACCGTGGACGATGTGCTGAGCGTGGTCGAGCAGGACGCGGCCTTTTACATCAGGTCCAGCGGCGGCTTGACCCTCTCCGGCGGCGAGCCGCTTTTGCAGGGTGAATTCGCCCTGGCACTCTTGCGCGACGCCCGGCGGCGCAGGATCAAGACGGCGGTGGAGACCTGCGGCATGGTGCCATGGAAGACGCTGGAGGCAGCCGCGCCGTATCTGAACTACGTTCTGTACGACATCAAGCACATGGACAGCGGTATTCACGAAGAGCAGACCGGATGTTCCAACGAAACGATTCTGGAAAATTTCCAGAAGCTGGCCGCGCTGGACCCGGACAAGTCGATCCTGGCCCGCACCCCGGTCATCCCCGGATTCAATGATTCGGAAGAAGCGATCAAAGCCATCGCGCAATTCATAAAGCCTTTTCCGAACGTGCGTTACGAGATGCTTCCCTATCATCGCCTTGGGACACAGAAATATCATTTTCTGGACAGGGTGCCGCCCATGGATGAAGTAACTCTGGATAAATCCATCATGGCAAAGCTGGTTGACGTCGCACGAAATGTTCTTGGAGACAGGCTTGAAGTTGTCAAATAG
- a CDS encoding ABC transporter ATP-binding protein, whose protein sequence is MHPRTEPKTPARTISCDIDTRVSAPGAEFRLRARFEAPGRRIALFGPSGSGKSLTLMALAGLLRPHSGHIEVCGRTFFDAASGVNVPARKRNIGMLFQDYALFPHLTVRDNVSFCLKPVFGPLKAAHRERVDELLELCGLTGLAGQRPAQISGGQRQRTALARALAPNPDLLLLDEPFTALDQPLRERMRAELFDILERFDIPMVMVSHDLEDVDHFAQTLVAFGHGRVLDVVDYEARRKNENPRQILDPLFLAAQTCE, encoded by the coding sequence ATGCACCCACGGACCGAACCGAAGACACCGGCCCGGACCATCTCATGCGACATCGACACCCGTGTGTCCGCGCCCGGCGCTGAGTTTCGCCTTCGGGCCCGTTTCGAGGCGCCCGGACGGCGCATCGCACTCTTCGGCCCCTCGGGTTCGGGCAAGAGCCTGACCCTCATGGCCCTGGCCGGGCTGTTGAGACCCCACAGCGGCCACATCGAGGTCTGCGGCCGCACCTTCTTCGACGCCGCCTCCGGCGTGAACGTCCCGGCCCGCAAGCGCAACATCGGCATGCTCTTCCAGGACTACGCCCTCTTTCCGCACCTGACCGTGCGCGACAACGTGTCCTTTTGCCTCAAACCCGTCTTCGGCCCACTCAAAGCGGCGCACCGTGAGCGCGTCGACGAACTGCTGGAATTGTGTGGCCTGACCGGTCTTGCCGGCCAGCGTCCTGCCCAGATTTCAGGCGGCCAGCGCCAGCGCACGGCCCTGGCACGTGCCCTGGCCCCAAACCCGGACCTGCTCCTCCTGGACGAACCCTTCACCGCGCTGGACCAGCCCCTGCGCGAACGCATGCGCGCGGAACTGTTCGACATCCTGGAGCGCTTCGACATACCCATGGTCATGGTCAGCCACGACCTCGAAGATGTGGACCATTTCGCCCAGACCCTGGTCGCCTTCGGGCATGGCCGGGTACTGGACGTCGTCGACTACGAAGCTCGCCGCAAGAATGAAAATCCTCGCCAGATCCTCGATCCACTTTTCCTGGCCGCGCAGACCTGCGAATGA
- a CDS encoding TOBE domain-containing protein produces the protein MYKLDQLDPNTLMQLACLAQEEVKRRGLDDPVGGPRRAPKAARIFQVPETVKYLDHGQLDALTRSFRDWLHAARDARTRQARTRIWLLFLLLRYTGMRLGEVLDLDDGTDFDLARGVVMVRGDAPREIPLPAEVVDALALFFEHPMSLELRGEVFRLDQGYVRRKFSERGKGTDIPRELLNPRVLRHSRAVELLRGGVPLVVVDAMLGHQGPSSQYVSFSDADTRRIMNHYIFEERKMKTSARNMFVGQISAIRDGNILSEVEVTTATGLRVVSVITKESFENLGLAMGMTVIATVKAPWVVLVKEESMLKTSARNKFCGRISAVNTGQIAAEVVVDLADGTKITSLITDESVSNLDLKVGDEICAMVKAFSVILALE, from the coding sequence ATGTACAAATTGGACCAGCTTGATCCGAATACATTGATGCAACTGGCCTGTCTGGCGCAGGAGGAAGTCAAGCGCCGAGGGCTGGATGATCCGGTTGGCGGGCCAAGGCGAGCACCCAAGGCGGCCAGGATTTTTCAGGTCCCGGAGACGGTCAAATATCTCGATCACGGTCAGCTCGACGCCCTGACGCGCTCCTTTCGCGACTGGCTGCATGCGGCCCGCGATGCGCGGACCCGCCAGGCGCGCACGCGCATATGGCTCCTCTTTCTTCTGTTGCGTTACACGGGCATGCGTCTTGGCGAGGTTCTTGATCTCGACGATGGTACCGACTTCGACCTTGCCCGGGGCGTGGTCATGGTCAGGGGCGACGCGCCTCGCGAGATTCCCTTGCCTGCCGAGGTTGTGGACGCGCTGGCCCTCTTTTTCGAGCATCCCATGAGCCTGGAGCTGCGCGGAGAGGTTTTTCGCCTGGACCAGGGCTATGTGCGGCGCAAGTTTTCGGAGCGGGGCAAGGGCACGGATATCCCCCGTGAACTCCTCAATCCCCGCGTGCTCCGGCATTCCCGCGCCGTGGAACTGCTGCGCGGCGGGGTGCCGCTGGTTGTGGTGGACGCCATGCTCGGGCACCAGGGGCCGTCCTCGCAGTACGTCAGTTTTTCCGATGCCGACACCCGGCGCATCATGAATCATTACATATTCGAGGAACGGAAAATGAAGACATCCGCCCGCAACATGTTTGTCGGCCAGATCAGCGCCATCCGCGACGGGAACATCCTGAGCGAGGTGGAGGTGACCACAGCCACAGGGCTCAGGGTTGTTTCCGTCATCACCAAGGAGAGTTTCGAGAACCTGGGGCTGGCCATGGGCATGACGGTCATCGCCACGGTCAAGGCCCCATGGGTGGTGCTGGTCAAAGAGGAATCCATGCTCAAGACCAGCGCCCGCAACAAGTTCTGCGGCAGGATTTCCGCCGTAAACACAGGTCAGATCGCGGCCGAGGTGGTCGTGGATCTCGCCGACGGCACCAAGATCACATCGCTCATCACCGACGAGTCCGTGAGCAACCTGGATTTGAAGGTCGGCGATGAGATTTGCGCCATGGTCAAGGCCTTCTCCGTCATTTTGGCCCTCGAATAA
- a CDS encoding iron-containing alcohol dehydrogenase has product MMIHTFKTVSTIIHGQGSSADIGLEIKRLGATRVLVVTGQGTVHRGSHLPIIDSLKRSGLLAEIFSAVTNEPTPSVVEACAASAKTFKADLILGLGGGSVLDTAKAASVLAGNEGSIERYFGVDLIPSPCLPTVLIPTTAGTGSEMTSISVLADIASNSKKGIVSDHLFARLVVLDPELTVSMPPRVTAATGLDAFVHAMESFVNQSATPFTDCANLQAMTMIAGNIRKAYADGSDIEAREQMLYGSALAGMGFSNTQNGVIHAIAMAVPADYHLPHGLLVGAVAPMGIAFNCLTAPEKYARIAEILGCDSGLKTESDRSRSAVAGFEKMLTDLGVTPGLAAHGIQRADIRGIAERAAATERLMRNNPRQGTADDLEKLLEGYF; this is encoded by the coding sequence ATGATGATTCATACGTTCAAAACTGTCAGCACAATTATTCACGGCCAAGGTTCTTCCGCCGACATCGGCCTTGAGATCAAACGCCTCGGCGCGACCCGTGTTCTCGTAGTGACAGGCCAGGGCACTGTTCACCGTGGCAGCCACCTGCCGATCATCGATTCCCTGAAACGGAGCGGCCTCCTCGCTGAAATCTTCTCTGCGGTGACGAACGAGCCGACCCCATCCGTGGTCGAGGCATGCGCGGCCAGCGCCAAAACGTTCAAGGCCGATCTCATCCTCGGACTGGGCGGCGGCAGCGTCTTGGATACGGCCAAGGCGGCCTCCGTACTTGCCGGAAACGAAGGCTCCATCGAAAGATACTTCGGGGTCGATCTCATCCCTTCGCCGTGCCTGCCCACGGTGCTCATTCCCACCACCGCCGGAACGGGCAGCGAAATGACCTCCATCAGTGTGCTGGCCGATATCGCCTCGAACTCGAAAAAAGGCATTGTCAGCGACCATCTCTTTGCCAGGCTGGTGGTGCTCGATCCGGAACTGACCGTCTCCATGCCGCCGCGCGTGACCGCAGCGACCGGGCTCGACGCCTTTGTCCACGCCATGGAGTCCTTCGTCAACCAGAGCGCCACCCCGTTCACGGATTGCGCCAACCTCCAGGCCATGACCATGATCGCGGGCAACATCCGCAAAGCCTACGCCGATGGGAGCGACATCGAGGCCAGGGAGCAGATGCTTTACGGCTCCGCCCTGGCCGGCATGGGCTTTTCCAATACGCAGAACGGGGTCATCCACGCCATCGCCATGGCCGTTCCGGCAGACTACCACCTGCCCCACGGCCTGCTCGTCGGCGCGGTGGCGCCCATGGGCATCGCGTTCAACTGCCTGACCGCGCCGGAAAAATACGCACGCATCGCCGAAATTCTGGGCTGCGATTCCGGCCTGAAAACCGAAAGCGACCGGTCCCGGAGCGCCGTGGCCGGATTCGAAAAGATGCTGACCGATCTGGGTGTCACGCCCGGCTTGGCCGCCCACGGGATACAACGCGCAGACATTCGGGGAATCGCCGAGCGCGCCGCCGCAACGGAGCGCCTGATGCGCAACAATCCGCGTCAGGGGACGGCCGACGACCTTGAAAAACTGCTGGAAGGGTATTTCTGA
- a CDS encoding ABC transporter substrate-binding protein, whose amino-acid sequence MSMMLFVLAFPGEGAAAPFQGKRILWVESYHEGFSWSDGIARGVEKILDGTGVELRVVHMDTKRNPSAQHAEASAREASRILREFDPHMVMASDDNAQRYFVVPFLKGGDLPVVAAGINWDAGEHGYPAPNVTGMVEVNLLDPAKAMLRKFGQGDRFGYIAADSESERKNVLIYNARSFQGKLQGLLVSRFEEFLRAFNEVQARSDMLIMGGNGGIEGWDDAVAREFLRKHTRVPTGSFDEYLAPYVIFTFAKDPEEQGEWMALTALRVLGGESPASIPMVENRRVRLIVNLKLARAAGLVLPVSLLKTATVIGKEEE is encoded by the coding sequence ATGAGCATGATGCTTTTCGTTCTGGCGTTCCCAGGCGAGGGCGCGGCTGCCCCTTTTCAGGGGAAACGCATTCTGTGGGTTGAATCCTACCACGAAGGGTTCTCCTGGTCGGATGGGATCGCGCGGGGGGTCGAGAAAATTTTGGATGGAACCGGGGTGGAATTGCGGGTGGTGCACATGGACACCAAGCGCAATCCATCAGCGCAACACGCAGAGGCGTCCGCCCGGGAGGCTTCGCGTATTCTGCGGGAGTTCGATCCCCACATGGTCATGGCCTCCGATGATAACGCGCAGCGCTATTTCGTGGTTCCTTTTCTGAAAGGCGGCGACCTGCCGGTGGTGGCGGCTGGGATCAACTGGGACGCCGGGGAACACGGCTATCCCGCGCCCAACGTGACTGGCATGGTGGAGGTCAATCTTCTGGATCCGGCCAAAGCCATGCTGCGCAAGTTCGGCCAAGGGGATCGTTTCGGCTACATCGCCGCCGATTCCGAGAGCGAGCGCAAGAACGTGCTGATCTACAATGCCCGCAGTTTCCAGGGCAAATTGCAGGGGCTTCTCGTTTCCCGGTTCGAGGAGTTCCTTCGCGCCTTCAACGAAGTCCAGGCCCGCTCGGACATGCTCATCATGGGCGGCAACGGCGGCATCGAAGGTTGGGATGATGCCGTGGCCCGGGAGTTTTTGCGAAAACACACCCGTGTTCCGACCGGCAGCTTCGACGAGTACCTCGCCCCGTACGTGATTTTCACCTTTGCCAAGGATCCCGAGGAGCAGGGAGAGTGGATGGCGCTCACCGCTTTGCGGGTGCTTGGCGGTGAAAGTCCCGCGTCCATTCCCATGGTCGAGAACAGGCGGGTCAGGCTGATCGTCAACCTGAAACTGGCCCGTGCCGCCGGGCTTGTCCTGCCGGTTTCCCTGCTCAAGACGGCGACCGTCATCGGCAAGGAAGAAGAGTGA